Proteins from a genomic interval of Sphingobacterium sp. SYP-B4668:
- a CDS encoding family 43 glycosylhydrolase — translation MKKIFLAVLLLLTKSSFAQKVTDYNPSIQRTTSLQYFKPTEAHLFSGDCMPYYHNGTFYLYWLLDEGHHAGLDGLGGHQWALSTSTDLVNWQHHPVALGIDNDEWEKSICTGSVIAEGDKFYAFYATRVKENEKVHEQLSYAISHDGGYTYEKQTPNPFYYAPDVCISRDFRDPKVFKGEDGLFHLLVSGNLKDPILNGFGGYLVHLVSSDLKDWKEIESPLKGQRGTPECADYFKWNDWYYLLYSIAGHTYYVMSQNPYGPWVYPESQTLASHFECVYKTAPFKDGRRIGVAYSPYRKDNKDNEDRIWGGNILFREICQEPNGTLSSKFLPEVQPSASPITDPVIKTPFKSAQVSPEDKMLTITAAGDFGIAEMDALPDNYRISMRIEPNGNYEELGLFLRATDRHMDGYRLELNPNNQTVLMHNSSIQAVKGMKEPFDLEVIVYEDFFDVSIDNKRCLLNRLPEHRGDKLFFYVKNGNAIFRDVKVEALKN, via the coding sequence GATTGCATGCCCTATTATCATAATGGGACATTCTACTTATACTGGTTATTAGATGAAGGACACCATGCTGGTTTAGATGGTTTAGGCGGGCATCAGTGGGCATTGAGTACCTCCACCGATTTAGTGAATTGGCAGCACCATCCAGTGGCTTTGGGTATCGACAATGATGAGTGGGAAAAATCAATATGTACAGGGTCCGTAATAGCTGAAGGGGATAAGTTTTATGCTTTTTATGCTACCCGTGTCAAAGAAAATGAAAAGGTCCACGAGCAGTTAAGCTACGCCATTAGTCATGATGGAGGCTATACCTATGAGAAGCAAACTCCCAATCCATTTTATTATGCTCCAGATGTCTGTATAAGTCGAGACTTTAGAGATCCCAAGGTTTTTAAGGGAGAAGATGGTTTGTTTCACCTACTTGTTTCGGGCAATCTCAAAGATCCTATTTTGAATGGGTTCGGTGGTTATCTGGTCCATTTGGTTTCTTCTGACCTAAAAGATTGGAAGGAGATCGAATCTCCTTTAAAAGGACAGCGAGGTACTCCAGAGTGTGCCGATTATTTCAAATGGAATGATTGGTATTACTTATTGTACAGCATTGCTGGCCACACCTATTATGTAATGTCTCAGAATCCATATGGACCATGGGTTTACCCAGAATCTCAAACTTTGGCTTCGCATTTTGAATGCGTCTACAAGACTGCTCCATTTAAGGACGGACGCCGAATAGGGGTGGCTTACTCACCGTATCGCAAAGACAACAAGGACAATGAAGATCGAATCTGGGGTGGCAATATACTCTTTCGCGAAATTTGTCAGGAACCCAATGGCACACTGTCTTCTAAGTTTTTACCAGAAGTGCAGCCTAGTGCTTCCCCAATTACAGATCCAGTGATAAAAACGCCTTTCAAATCTGCACAGGTTTCACCAGAAGATAAGATGCTGACCATCACTGCTGCAGGTGATTTCGGTATCGCCGAAATGGACGCATTGCCGGACAATTATCGGATTTCCATGCGTATAGAGCCCAACGGTAATTATGAGGAATTGGGCTTGTTTTTGCGGGCTACCGACAGGCATATGGATGGATACAGGTTAGAATTAAACCCCAATAACCAGACAGTCCTGATGCACAATTCGTCCATTCAAGCAGTAAAGGGGATGAAAGAGCCGTTTGATTTGGAGGTGATTGTCTATGAAGATTTTTTTGATGTATCTATTGACAATAAACGATGCTTACTGAACCGATTGCCGGAGCATAGGGGGGATAAGCTATTTTTCTACGTGAAAAACGGAAATGCCATTTTTCGAGATGTAAAAGTGGAGGCATTAAAAAACTAA
- a CDS encoding SusC/RagA family TonB-linked outer membrane protein: MKKTTRIIKMASQYVLLFLLTIISSQGFAGDMDKNLQQQQQQIVASGIVLTKAGKPMANVSVVEKNAEQVSTRTDAEGRFSLRVAKSSILVFSYVGYKAVEMPAASVSDFTLQLEEDELQLNEVVVTGYTRQRKADLTGAVSVINVDQIRSSTTGSAMRAAQGKVAGMAVSFNGSPDPSASVRIRGEGTLNNNNPLYIIDGTPTTRSMAELATMDIESIQVLKDASAASIYGSRAANGVIIITTRRGKKGTVVDVNASNTITSGAKPYQLMNTEQRGIAQYWAIKNDNGAADPNQVGIGFVRDFGGLYQYQDHQDANNNWVLDGVTWREYLDPIEKTMRSADTDWQKEILRTGRIQQYNVTLSNGSDKGTSLFAADYYGNEGTIDGSFFRRVNARMNSDYTWLDGKIKVGENFTVSQWRTSYNIGDGNLGSTKSLMSIVPVRTVDGIGWGGPVGGMSDRQNPVRLIADNKQNHQDNLRLFGNTYIDIEILKGLNFRSTFGVDFVGYWRKTSDLTYKSGFMSETRNGLYQTSNFNYDWNNSNILQYVFDVSKHKFDVMVGQETVDHTFRSHWGSRRVFALETPDYMQLDAGEEDRENGGGASNNTLISWFGKFNYNYGDRYLASATLRRDASSVFGENNRWATFPAVSFGWVLNNESFFEDVLSGFSQLKLRYGWGQNGNSQIDDYAAYLMYSSLYDLNSVFDWNWGTAYDFSGQGGSNLPSGFRRTQRNNPNLKWETTTQHNFGVDFAFMNAKFNGSFDYYIKKTTDILMKPGTVATLGEGAQMWLNGADIDNKGVELTLNYRDKLGEVGLNVGAVFSHNKQRIMKVPDEVINNFAGNGTDQNILGRSRSSMYGYIADGLFQSLEDVNAHADQVGAAPGRIRFRDINNDGKINQEDRAWLGNQDPAMEYGINVSMDWKNFDFSMFFNGLVGKKLNVQGWKSWTDIYALSTSGENYGVRLLDAWTPTNTASSIPAISINNYNDEGRFSTYYVESGSYMKVRNIELGYTIPQMVLERAKIKRVRLALRADNVLRIKKTSGSNPYTGLDPETPGNGYPLPFSMTFGINASF, from the coding sequence ATGAAAAAAACAACTAGAATAATAAAAATGGCGAGCCAGTATGTGCTGCTGTTTTTATTAACCATTATTTCCAGCCAAGGGTTTGCCGGCGATATGGACAAAAATCTTCAACAACAGCAGCAACAAATCGTAGCAAGCGGTATTGTTTTGACAAAAGCTGGAAAACCCATGGCCAATGTTTCTGTGGTTGAAAAAAATGCAGAACAAGTCAGTACACGCACTGATGCGGAGGGCCGCTTCAGCTTACGGGTTGCTAAGAGCAGCATTTTGGTCTTTAGTTATGTTGGTTACAAAGCGGTAGAGATGCCTGCTGCATCTGTTTCTGATTTCACCTTACAATTGGAAGAAGATGAGCTTCAATTGAATGAGGTTGTCGTAACTGGCTATACGCGTCAGCGTAAAGCTGATTTGACGGGAGCGGTATCCGTCATCAATGTCGATCAGATCCGCTCTAGTACCACCGGGAGTGCGATGCGTGCAGCTCAAGGCAAGGTCGCTGGTATGGCGGTGTCATTCAATGGATCTCCAGATCCATCGGCTTCCGTCCGAATCCGCGGTGAGGGTACATTGAATAACAACAATCCGCTCTATATCATAGACGGTACACCTACTACACGTTCCATGGCCGAGCTGGCTACCATGGATATCGAGTCAATCCAGGTATTGAAAGATGCTTCTGCCGCTTCCATCTATGGCTCGCGCGCTGCCAATGGTGTCATTATCATTACAACACGTAGGGGTAAAAAAGGCACCGTTGTTGATGTCAATGCTTCCAATACGATTACTAGCGGAGCCAAGCCCTATCAATTGATGAATACTGAGCAGCGAGGAATTGCGCAGTATTGGGCAATAAAGAATGATAATGGTGCGGCAGATCCCAATCAAGTTGGGATAGGTTTCGTACGTGATTTCGGCGGACTGTATCAGTATCAAGATCATCAGGATGCCAATAATAATTGGGTACTTGATGGTGTGACTTGGCGTGAATATCTCGATCCTATCGAGAAGACCATGCGCTCTGCCGATACCGATTGGCAAAAAGAAATTCTAAGGACCGGACGGATTCAACAGTATAACGTCACGCTATCTAATGGTTCAGACAAGGGGACGTCCCTTTTCGCAGCCGATTACTATGGTAATGAGGGGACGATTGACGGGAGCTTTTTTAGACGTGTCAACGCGCGTATGAATAGCGATTATACCTGGTTAGATGGTAAAATCAAGGTTGGTGAAAACTTCACTGTATCTCAATGGCGTACGAGTTATAATATTGGAGACGGTAATCTGGGCAGTACCAAATCTTTGATGTCGATTGTACCTGTACGTACTGTGGACGGAATAGGATGGGGCGGACCAGTTGGAGGGATGAGCGATCGGCAGAATCCCGTCCGATTGATTGCAGATAATAAGCAGAATCATCAAGATAATTTGCGCCTGTTTGGCAATACCTATATAGATATTGAAATATTGAAGGGACTGAATTTTCGATCTACATTTGGCGTGGATTTCGTTGGGTATTGGAGAAAGACTAGTGATTTAACCTATAAATCGGGCTTTATGAGCGAGACGCGCAATGGCCTATACCAGACTTCCAATTTCAATTATGATTGGAATAATAGCAATATACTGCAATATGTATTCGATGTGAGCAAGCACAAGTTTGACGTGATGGTTGGTCAAGAGACAGTAGACCATACCTTCCGTAGCCATTGGGGTAGTCGTAGGGTGTTTGCTTTGGAGACTCCCGACTATATGCAGTTGGATGCCGGTGAAGAGGATCGTGAGAACGGTGGCGGAGCAAGCAACAATACACTTATTTCTTGGTTTGGAAAGTTCAATTACAATTACGGTGATCGGTATCTAGCTTCAGCTACTTTACGTCGCGATGCTTCTTCTGTATTTGGAGAGAATAATCGTTGGGCAACTTTTCCGGCGGTTTCCTTTGGTTGGGTCTTGAATAATGAGTCATTTTTTGAAGATGTCTTGTCTGGTTTTTCGCAGTTGAAGCTTCGTTATGGATGGGGACAAAATGGAAATTCACAGATTGATGATTATGCAGCCTACTTGATGTATAGTTCGCTTTATGATTTGAATTCTGTATTCGATTGGAATTGGGGCACTGCTTATGATTTCTCAGGACAGGGTGGGAGCAATCTACCTTCTGGTTTCCGTCGTACCCAACGCAATAATCCCAACCTGAAGTGGGAGACCACCACGCAGCACAACTTTGGAGTAGATTTCGCCTTTATGAACGCCAAGTTCAATGGATCATTTGATTATTACATTAAGAAAACGACAGATATTTTAATGAAACCGGGGACTGTTGCGACCTTAGGTGAAGGTGCTCAGATGTGGCTCAATGGTGCTGATATCGATAATAAGGGGGTGGAGTTGACCCTTAATTATAGGGACAAGTTAGGCGAAGTAGGCCTGAATGTGGGGGCTGTATTTTCGCACAACAAGCAGCGTATTATGAAAGTCCCAGATGAGGTTATCAACAACTTTGCTGGAAATGGTACCGATCAGAATATCCTCGGACGCTCTCGCTCTTCGATGTATGGATATATTGCAGATGGATTGTTCCAATCCCTCGAAGATGTCAATGCCCATGCCGATCAGGTGGGGGCGGCGCCAGGTCGTATTCGCTTTCGTGACATTAACAATGATGGTAAGATCAACCAAGAGGACCGTGCTTGGCTAGGCAATCAGGATCCTGCTATGGAATACGGCATAAATGTATCGATGGATTGGAAAAACTTCGATTTTTCTATGTTCTTCAATGGATTGGTAGGCAAGAAGCTTAATGTTCAGGGATGGAAATCTTGGACGGATATCTATGCACTCAGTACATCGGGCGAGAATTACGGTGTACGTCTCTTGGACGCTTGGACACCGACCAACACTGCTAGTAGCATACCCGCTATATCCATCAACAATTACAATGACGAAGGGCGCTTTTCTACTTATTATGTGGAGAGTGGCTCCTATATGAAAGTCCGAAATATAGAGTTAGGGTATACCATTCCGCAGATGGTGTTGGAGCGAGCAAAGATTAAGCGAGTTCGTTTGGCCTTGCGCGCAGATAATGTATTGCGGATCAAGAAGACATCTGGAAGCAATCCATATACAGGTCTAGATCCGGAAACTCCCGGGAATGGCTATCCATTACCCTTCTCGATGACATTCGGAATCAATGCTTCATTTTAA
- a CDS encoding RagB/SusD family nutrient uptake outer membrane protein, giving the protein MKRLNILFLGFILLVTVSCESMLDTKPQGVVSDEDLNEPEQVEKMVNAAYSFTGQNHFNKQMGMPYEEGSVRGGEAYKGGSGTNDNAERNRWETFTYMQATNVDDLDNLWWVHYVAIGRIHDALRRVKNLTLEQYPLKEQRIAELRFLRGHIYMYMKQCFKFFPYIDEDTPQDMYDKVGTDDLTNIELWAKLIDDFRVGASVLPDVQSEVGRPTSYAAKAYLAKALIFSAYEQDDKHNVVNINPEKLTEVATLCKDIIDNSGKRLASDFAENFLCEYENGSESIWAIQYTTDTQTGRLNSWLVSPVNSDYGCCGFLQPTVQQMNRYKTVNGIPDFANYNKGIMLDNKAAFAATPMDPRLMHTVAVPGMPWKYEPSYIMGESWVRTPEVYGYSMSQKLIVSPTSDCFKKTNPFMGAGLNWDVLRLDEVMLWRAEALIQLGQDMDESLRLVNAIRARAASSTNRLKFANGTPTGRFDVQPYTPGVNCPAWSKEFAMQALRWERSLEFATEGKWFFDLVRWGIAAESMNAYFEIEKTRRSYLKDAVFKKNRDEYFPIPETQISYVKGLYKQNAGW; this is encoded by the coding sequence ATGAAACGATTAAATATATTATTTCTGGGCTTTATTTTACTAGTAACGGTGAGTTGTGAGTCCATGCTCGATACCAAGCCTCAGGGCGTTGTGTCGGACGAAGATCTCAATGAACCTGAGCAAGTAGAGAAGATGGTCAATGCCGCTTATTCATTCACCGGTCAGAACCACTTTAACAAACAGATGGGGATGCCATACGAAGAGGGATCCGTTCGAGGAGGTGAGGCTTATAAAGGTGGCTCTGGTACCAATGATAATGCTGAGCGTAACCGATGGGAGACTTTCACATACATGCAGGCTACCAATGTTGATGACCTTGACAATCTATGGTGGGTCCACTATGTCGCTATCGGCCGGATACACGATGCCTTAAGACGAGTGAAGAATCTAACGCTAGAGCAATATCCGTTAAAAGAGCAACGAATTGCGGAGTTGCGTTTTCTACGAGGCCATATCTATATGTATATGAAGCAGTGTTTTAAATTTTTTCCTTATATAGATGAGGATACTCCACAAGATATGTATGACAAAGTCGGGACAGATGATCTGACCAACATAGAGCTTTGGGCCAAATTGATTGATGATTTCCGAGTCGGCGCCTCTGTGTTGCCTGATGTGCAGAGCGAGGTGGGACGTCCAACGAGCTACGCAGCCAAAGCTTATTTAGCTAAAGCACTTATTTTCTCGGCCTATGAGCAAGATGATAAGCACAATGTTGTAAACATCAATCCGGAAAAATTGACTGAAGTTGCTACGCTTTGTAAAGATATCATTGACAACTCTGGTAAGCGTTTGGCAAGCGATTTCGCAGAAAATTTCCTCTGCGAATACGAAAATGGAAGCGAATCCATTTGGGCCATACAATATACGACAGATACCCAGACTGGTCGTCTCAATTCGTGGTTAGTTTCACCTGTCAATTCGGACTACGGTTGCTGTGGTTTTTTACAGCCTACCGTGCAGCAGATGAATCGTTATAAGACTGTAAATGGGATTCCAGATTTTGCAAACTATAACAAAGGTATCATGCTGGACAACAAGGCGGCATTTGCTGCTACCCCCATGGATCCCCGTTTGATGCATACTGTTGCCGTTCCGGGTATGCCTTGGAAATACGAGCCTAGCTACATTATGGGCGAGAGTTGGGTGCGCACACCAGAGGTATACGGATATTCCATGAGTCAGAAGCTGATTGTCTCACCAACTTCGGATTGCTTCAAGAAGACCAATCCTTTTATGGGTGCGGGGCTCAACTGGGATGTGTTGCGATTAGATGAAGTAATGCTTTGGCGTGCTGAAGCTTTGATTCAGCTCGGTCAAGATATGGATGAGTCCCTACGGTTGGTCAATGCTATTCGTGCACGAGCAGCCTCTAGCACCAATCGTTTGAAATTTGCAAATGGCACACCTACAGGTAGATTTGACGTGCAGCCTTATACACCGGGAGTCAACTGCCCCGCATGGAGTAAAGAATTCGCAATGCAGGCTCTTCGTTGGGAGCGGAGCCTGGAGTTCGCTACCGAAGGAAAGTGGTTTTTCGATCTGGTGCGCTGGGGTATAGCGGCCGAATCGATGAATGCATATTTCGAAATAGAAAAAACGCGACGCTCATATTTGAAAGATGCGGTGTTCAAAAAGAATAGGGATGAGTATTTTCCTATTCCAGAGACGCAAATCAGTTATGTCAAAGGGCTTTATAAACAGAATGCCGGTTGGTAA
- a CDS encoding MFS transporter — MKRNDFLNKMIPLMLVFFTMGFIDLIGIATNYVKSDFELSDTSANAFSIMVYLWFLVFSIPTGILMNKIGRKKTVLLSLIITFLGLCIPIITYTNMSMLICFSLLGLGNTLMQVSLNPLLTNVVSGHRLPSFLTLGQFVKAIASFVAPIVAAQALIHFSDWKLLFPMFAAVTVIATIYLLFTPIKEHIIEGKPSSFSECVTLLGNSFILLLFFGILVHVGIDVGVNITAPKLLIERAGMTLAEAGYATSLYFLFRTLGCFAGTFILARFSASKFFSLSVILILLGVLGLFVSFDTLSIYCCVALIGLGNSNIFPIIFSRALTYKPERSNEISGLMVMGIAGGGIFPLLMGIASDQVGGQLGAVIVMAVCVAYLLFLVLQFGVSKQPQ, encoded by the coding sequence ATGAAAAGAAATGATTTTTTAAACAAGATGATACCCTTGATGTTGGTCTTTTTCACCATGGGGTTCATCGATTTGATCGGTATTGCTACCAACTATGTGAAGAGTGATTTTGAGCTTTCTGATACTTCCGCAAATGCCTTCTCCATAATGGTGTACCTATGGTTTTTGGTTTTTTCGATTCCCACGGGTATACTTATGAACAAGATTGGTCGTAAGAAGACCGTTTTGCTGAGTTTGATTATCACTTTTCTCGGGTTGTGTATTCCAATTATTACCTACACCAATATGTCCATGCTCATTTGCTTTTCTCTTTTGGGACTTGGGAATACATTGATGCAGGTCTCTCTCAATCCGCTGTTGACCAATGTTGTTAGCGGACACAGGTTGCCTAGTTTTCTGACCCTAGGTCAGTTTGTCAAAGCTATAGCATCCTTTGTAGCGCCTATTGTTGCGGCGCAGGCGCTGATTCACTTCAGCGACTGGAAGCTTCTGTTTCCTATGTTTGCTGCGGTTACGGTCATAGCGACCATTTATCTTCTGTTCACACCTATAAAGGAGCATATTATTGAAGGTAAACCTTCTTCTTTTTCGGAATGTGTAACGTTGTTGGGCAACAGTTTTATCCTGCTGCTTTTCTTTGGGATATTGGTACACGTCGGTATTGATGTCGGAGTCAATATTACCGCGCCCAAGCTATTGATTGAACGAGCAGGCATGACATTGGCTGAGGCAGGTTATGCCACCAGCCTCTATTTTCTTTTCCGCACGTTAGGCTGTTTTGCTGGCACTTTTATATTGGCTAGGTTCTCTGCATCCAAATTCTTTAGCCTAAGTGTCATCCTTATATTATTAGGGGTATTGGGACTCTTTGTCAGTTTTGATACCCTTTCGATCTACTGCTGTGTAGCATTGATTGGTCTTGGAAATTCCAATATATTTCCCATCATCTTTTCAAGGGCTTTGACTTACAAGCCCGAGCGCAGCAATGAAATTTCTGGGTTGATGGTCATGGGAATTGCCGGTGGGGGCATTTTTCCGTTGCTAATGGGTATCGCCTCGGACCAGGTAGGTGGTCAGTTAGGTGCCGTCATTGTGATGGCTGTCTGTGTAGCCTATTTACTTTTCTTGGTTCTACAGTTCGGGGTTAGCAAGCAACCTCAGTAA
- a CDS encoding sedoheptulokinase, with amino-acid sequence MHFIGIDIGTSSICGVAYDYNSKQIESITLENDTALVSAHAWEKMQDPLQIMDLVERILLDISSRYTDIRGIGVTGQMHGILYVNEHGDAVSPLYTWQDGRANQPFKANHTYVSFISDQSGYAVASGFGLATHFYNQDNGLVPIGAVKICTIMDFVVMKLSGLTTPLTDFSNGASLGFFDLENLTFDYPALQQLGIDTSFLPEISDSATFCGYYRHGVPVYSALGDNQAAFLGSVRDIHRSIHITVGTSSQISVFSPKFLKVKELETRPFPGGGYILVGAALCGGQALAMLRTFFAKTLDMFAPQQSLELDVYEVMNSILYKDDSNDLPVVSTLFEGSRMEPEQRGAIDNISLDNFSPENLVLAFSKGIVRELYNFYRCLPEDIKMDKYAIIGSGNALKKNAVLSKAFEEAFERKLFLSSHQEETAYGACLSAVIAGKYL; translated from the coding sequence ATGCATTTTATTGGAATAGATATAGGAACAAGTTCGATTTGTGGAGTTGCTTATGATTATAATAGCAAGCAAATAGAGTCGATTACTTTAGAGAATGATACGGCCCTTGTGTCGGCTCATGCATGGGAGAAAATGCAAGATCCGCTCCAGATAATGGACCTCGTAGAGCGTATTTTGCTGGATATCTCATCCCGTTATACAGATATTAGGGGGATAGGGGTCACCGGACAGATGCATGGGATATTGTATGTCAATGAGCATGGTGACGCCGTCAGCCCGCTATATACTTGGCAAGATGGAAGGGCCAATCAGCCTTTCAAAGCCAATCATACGTATGTCAGCTTTATCTCAGATCAAAGTGGCTACGCTGTAGCTTCGGGTTTTGGCCTTGCTACACATTTTTATAACCAGGACAATGGCTTGGTGCCCATAGGGGCTGTAAAGATCTGTACCATTATGGATTTTGTTGTTATGAAACTTTCGGGTCTCACGACCCCTTTGACTGACTTTAGCAACGGCGCCAGCCTAGGATTTTTCGATCTTGAAAATTTAACCTTCGATTATCCGGCGTTACAACAGTTGGGCATCGATACTTCGTTTCTTCCGGAGATTTCAGATTCGGCTACATTTTGTGGTTACTATCGACATGGAGTGCCAGTTTATTCGGCATTAGGAGACAATCAAGCCGCGTTTTTGGGGTCTGTACGGGATATCCATCGGTCCATACATATTACTGTAGGCACCAGTAGTCAAATTTCCGTCTTTTCGCCAAAGTTTTTAAAAGTCAAAGAATTGGAGACTCGACCCTTTCCTGGGGGGGGGTATATTTTGGTTGGAGCAGCTTTGTGTGGTGGTCAAGCGCTCGCTATGTTAAGGACTTTCTTCGCCAAGACATTAGATATGTTTGCTCCACAGCAATCGTTGGAGTTGGATGTATATGAAGTGATGAATTCCATTTTGTATAAGGATGATTCCAATGATTTACCTGTTGTGTCGACTCTTTTTGAAGGCTCCCGAATGGAGCCTGAGCAGCGGGGGGCTATTGATAATATATCTTTGGATAATTTTTCTCCAGAAAATCTAGTTTTGGCATTTTCTAAAGGTATTGTTCGGGAACTTTATAACTTCTATCGTTGTCTCCCCGAAGATATCAAAATGGATAAGTATGCGATTATTGGTTCGGGGAATGCGCTCAAAAAAAATGCTGTTCTAAGCAAGGCTTTTGAAGAGGCGTTTGAGAGAAAGCTATTCCTTTCCAGTCATCAAGAAGAGACGGCTTACGGGGCTTGTTTGAGTGCTGTTATAGCAGGTAAGTATTTGTGA
- a CDS encoding MBL fold metallo-hydrolase, which produces MKKSNLLMSFFLFVSPYLVAQTNVHHVEVGKLYKGWKDGELDIHHVYTGRGESSFLILPDGTTLLIDVGDWDPTAEEYAFMTPQLPDSSIRAGQRVARYIQSVNPNKDQIDYLLVSHFHNDHTGDASKGAGRAKSPAPGYQLSGIAELGEYIHIHKVIDRDYPRYDFPKPLVTDADFANYQNFIQWKSQSAGLATEKFEVGSNNQITLLRNKSAYSHFEVKNLFNNGLIWNNQTQRVDTIYKHEYQENKASWNENTMSNGFRLTYGNFTYYSGGDLSGHVLDKNGQYVDIEGLAAQSCGEVDVAKANHHAYKDAMTPGFLKYIQAASFIVPVWDKAHIQPEIIARIEQVSSVGNRSIPHLIYTYFPEELRSEFRDKSWARYILEDGHVVVKVFDNGRRYSLYVLDAHHEQRIVKAVYGPFIAKGIN; this is translated from the coding sequence ATGAAAAAATCTAACTTATTGATGTCGTTTTTTCTTTTTGTCTCTCCATACCTCGTCGCACAGACCAACGTTCACCACGTTGAAGTAGGAAAGCTTTATAAAGGATGGAAAGATGGGGAGCTGGATATCCATCATGTATATACCGGGCGTGGAGAGTCCAGTTTCCTGATACTTCCGGATGGGACCACGTTGCTTATCGATGTGGGTGATTGGGACCCTACAGCAGAAGAGTATGCGTTTATGACCCCTCAGTTGCCCGACTCCTCCATTAGGGCGGGGCAACGTGTGGCTCGCTATATTCAATCGGTCAATCCAAATAAAGATCAAATCGACTATCTATTGGTTTCTCACTTTCACAACGATCATACCGGAGACGCTTCCAAAGGAGCTGGAAGAGCAAAATCTCCAGCACCTGGGTATCAACTGTCCGGAATAGCCGAATTGGGTGAATATATTCATATTCACAAGGTTATTGATCGGGATTACCCTCGGTATGATTTTCCGAAGCCGCTCGTCACAGATGCGGACTTTGCTAATTATCAAAATTTTATTCAATGGAAAAGCCAGTCCGCAGGACTGGCTACGGAGAAATTTGAAGTAGGATCGAACAATCAGATTACCCTGCTAAGGAATAAATCTGCCTATTCCCATTTTGAAGTGAAGAATCTTTTCAACAATGGTTTGATTTGGAACAACCAGACCCAGCGGGTGGACACCATTTACAAACACGAGTACCAGGAAAATAAAGCCAGTTGGAATGAAAACACCATGAGCAACGGCTTCAGATTGACTTATGGAAACTTTACCTATTATTCAGGAGGGGATTTAAGCGGCCATGTGCTTGACAAAAATGGGCAATACGTCGATATTGAAGGACTTGCCGCGCAATCCTGCGGAGAAGTTGATGTGGCTAAGGCAAATCACCATGCCTATAAGGATGCGATGACTCCTGGCTTTTTGAAGTACATCCAAGCGGCTTCATTTATTGTACCCGTATGGGATAAGGCCCATATCCAACCGGAGATTATTGCTCGTATAGAGCAGGTGTCGTCCGTAGGCAATAGGTCTATTCCCCATCTTATTTATACCTATTTCCCAGAAGAATTAAGGTCCGAATTCCGTGATAAGTCATGGGCACGGTATATCCTGGAGGATGGACACGTTGTTGTTAAAGTCTTCGACAACGGAAGGCGGTATAGCTTGTACGTCTTGGATGCTCATCACGAACAGCGGATAGTAAAGGCAGTCTACGGACCGTTTATTGCTAAAGGGATTAACTAG